A DNA window from Pseudomonas resinovorans NBRC 106553 contains the following coding sequences:
- a CDS encoding alpha/beta fold hydrolase gives MEQHLLAVNGIHLSVHVAGPETGRPVWLLHGFPECWHSWRQQIPALVAAGYRVFVPEMRGYGASDAPEAVEAYSLLTLCADIQAAMDAFGQEDVCMVGHDWGAMVAWHLALLEPHRISALATLSVPFAGRPRRPAIEILRKVHAEHFNYILYFQEPGVAEAELDADIDRTLRAFMHGGSAGELFLTPRPADARLLDGLPLSLDLPDWCPPEDFAHYHQAFAGRGFRGALNWYRNFERNWHDTEPLAGRKVEQPTLFLIGTRDPVATLEAYTFERMPEHVPNLQAHVLDCGHWIQGENAGEVNRLLLQFLARTFAPTPPLE, from the coding sequence ATGGAACAGCATCTGCTAGCGGTCAACGGCATCCATCTCAGCGTCCATGTGGCGGGCCCCGAAACGGGTCGGCCGGTGTGGCTGCTGCATGGTTTCCCCGAGTGCTGGCACTCCTGGCGCCAGCAGATTCCGGCACTCGTGGCCGCCGGCTACCGGGTGTTCGTGCCCGAGATGCGCGGCTACGGCGCCAGCGATGCGCCCGAGGCGGTGGAGGCCTATTCCCTGCTGACCCTCTGCGCCGATATCCAGGCCGCCATGGATGCCTTCGGCCAGGAAGACGTCTGCATGGTCGGCCACGACTGGGGCGCCATGGTGGCCTGGCACCTGGCCCTGCTGGAGCCGCACCGGATCAGCGCCCTGGCGACCCTCTCCGTGCCCTTCGCCGGCCGTCCCCGGCGTCCGGCCATCGAGATCCTGCGCAAGGTCCACGCCGAGCACTTCAACTACATCCTCTACTTCCAGGAACCAGGCGTGGCCGAAGCCGAGCTGGACGCCGACATCGACCGCACCCTGCGCGCCTTCATGCACGGTGGCAGCGCCGGCGAGCTGTTCCTCACCCCGCGCCCGGCCGATGCGCGCCTGCTCGACGGCCTGCCGCTGTCGCTGGATTTGCCCGACTGGTGCCCGCCCGAGGACTTCGCCCACTACCACCAGGCGTTTGCCGGCCGGGGTTTTCGCGGCGCGCTGAACTGGTACCGCAACTTCGAGCGCAACTGGCACGACACCGAGCCCCTGGCCGGGCGCAAGGTGGAGCAGCCCACCCTGTTCCTGATCGGCACCCGCGATCCGGTAGCGACGCTGGAGGCCTACACCTTCGAACGCATGCCCGAGCACGTGCCGAACCTGCAGGCCCATGTGCTGGATTGCGGCCACTGGATACAGGGTGAGAACGCCGGGGAAGTGAACCGCCTGCTGCTCCAGTTTCTCGCCCGGACCTTCGCACCCACCCCGCCTCTGGAGTA
- a CDS encoding Lrp/AsnC family transcriptional regulator: MTDDIDQLLISALMEDSRRSLKALAQISGLSAPSVAERLRKLEERGVLKGYTVVVDPKAFGYQLQAIVRIRPLPGQLQEVERQIQAIPEFTECDKVTGDDCFIARMCVRSMEQLDTLLDRINVCAETSTAIVKKTPVKRRLPPMA, translated from the coding sequence ATGACCGACGACATCGACCAACTGCTGATCTCCGCGCTGATGGAAGACTCCCGCCGCTCCCTCAAGGCCCTGGCGCAGATCAGCGGCCTCTCCGCTCCCAGCGTCGCCGAGCGGCTGCGCAAGCTGGAGGAGCGCGGCGTGCTCAAGGGCTACACCGTGGTAGTGGACCCGAAGGCCTTCGGCTACCAACTCCAGGCCATCGTGCGCATCCGTCCCCTGCCCGGCCAGCTGCAGGAAGTGGAGCGGCAGATCCAGGCCATTCCGGAGTTCACCGAGTGCGACAAGGTGACCGGCGACGACTGCTTCATCGCCAGGATGTGCGTGCGCTCCATGGAACAGCTCGACACCCTGCTGGACCGCATCAATGTCTGCGCCGAAACCAGCACCGCCATCGTCAAGAAGACCCCGGTGAAACGCCGGTTGCCGCCGATGGCGTGA
- a CDS encoding DMT family transporter produces the protein MNNSIHRGSLEMVAAMLISGTIGWLVMLSGLPVLDVVFWRCLIGAATLLVICALMGFLRPGILTRTTFLLAVLSGVAIVGNWVLLFASYSRASISIGTAIYNVQPFILVGLAALFLGEQLTARKLGWLLVSFVGMLAIVSAHGGQGESGGDYLLGIALALGAALLYAIAALIIKWLGGVPPHLIALIQVSTGVLLLAPWVNLSSLPQGGTWSILLTLGVVHTGVMYVLLYGAIQKLPTALTGALSFIYPIAAIFVDWFAFGHHLDLLQWAGVAAILVAALGMQQGWGFSLRRTEQTQM, from the coding sequence ATGAACAACTCGATACATCGCGGTTCGTTGGAAATGGTCGCAGCCATGCTCATCTCCGGCACCATCGGTTGGCTGGTGATGCTGTCCGGTCTGCCGGTGCTGGATGTGGTGTTCTGGCGCTGCCTGATCGGCGCGGCGACCCTGCTGGTCATCTGCGCGCTGATGGGCTTCCTGCGGCCCGGCATCCTGACCCGCACCACCTTCCTGCTCGCGGTGCTCAGCGGCGTGGCCATAGTCGGCAACTGGGTGCTGCTGTTCGCCTCCTACTCGCGGGCGTCGATCTCCATCGGCACGGCGATCTACAACGTCCAGCCGTTCATCCTGGTGGGGCTGGCGGCGTTGTTCCTCGGCGAGCAGCTCACCGCGCGCAAGCTCGGCTGGCTGCTGGTGTCCTTCGTCGGGATGCTGGCCATCGTCAGCGCCCACGGTGGGCAGGGGGAGAGTGGTGGCGACTACCTGCTGGGCATCGCCCTGGCCCTGGGGGCGGCGCTGCTCTACGCGATCGCCGCGCTGATCATCAAGTGGCTGGGCGGGGTGCCGCCGCACCTGATCGCGCTGATCCAGGTCAGCACCGGCGTGCTGTTGCTGGCGCCCTGGGTCAACCTGTCGAGCCTGCCGCAAGGCGGCACCTGGTCGATCCTGCTGACCCTGGGCGTGGTCCACACCGGTGTGATGTACGTGCTGCTCTACGGCGCGATCCAGAAGCTGCCGACCGCCTTGACCGGCGCACTGTCGTTCATCTACCCGATCGCGGCGATCTTCGTCGACTGGTTCGCCTTCGGCCATCACCTCGACCTGCTGCAGTGGGCTGGCGTGGCGGCCATCCTGGTGGCGGCGCTGGGGATGCAGCAGGGCTGGGGCTTCAGCCTGCGCCGCACGGAGCAGACACAAATGTAG
- a CDS encoding YebC/PmpR family DNA-binding transcriptional regulator, producing the protein MGAQWKAKPKEAAANARGKIFGKLVKEIMIAARNGADPDMNPKLRLAVHQAKKASMPKDTLERAIKKGAGLSGEVVNYERTLYEGFAPHRVPVIVECLTDNLNRTVAEVRVLFRKGQLGTSGSVSWDFDHLGMIEAEPASADADAELAAIEAGAQDFEADDEGATLFYTDPTDLDAVCKALPEFGFTVQSANLGYKAKNPVGLSGAELEEVEAFLEALDNHDDVQNVYVGLQAN; encoded by the coding sequence ATGGGCGCCCAGTGGAAAGCCAAACCGAAAGAAGCAGCCGCCAACGCCCGAGGAAAGATCTTCGGCAAGCTGGTGAAAGAGATCATGATCGCCGCGCGTAACGGCGCCGATCCGGACATGAACCCCAAGCTGCGCCTCGCCGTGCACCAGGCCAAGAAGGCTTCCATGCCCAAGGACACCCTGGAGCGCGCCATCAAGAAGGGCGCGGGCCTTTCCGGTGAGGTGGTCAACTACGAGCGCACCCTCTATGAAGGCTTCGCGCCGCACCGCGTACCGGTCATCGTCGAGTGCCTGACCGACAACCTGAACCGTACCGTCGCCGAAGTGCGCGTGCTGTTCCGCAAGGGCCAGCTGGGCACTTCCGGCTCGGTGTCCTGGGACTTCGACCACCTGGGCATGATCGAGGCTGAGCCGGCCAGCGCCGATGCCGACGCCGAACTCGCCGCCATCGAGGCCGGCGCCCAGGACTTCGAAGCCGATGACGAAGGCGCCACCCTGTTCTACACCGACCCCACCGACCTGGACGCCGTGTGCAAGGCGCTGCCGGAGTTCGGCTTCACCGTGCAGTCGGCCAACCTGGGCTACAAGGCGAAGAACCCGGTCGGCCTGTCCGGCGCCGAGCTGGAGGAAGTGGAAGCCTTCCTCGAGGCCCTGGACAACCACGACGACGTACAGAACGTCTATGTCGGCCTGCAAGCCAACTGA
- a CDS encoding sensor domain-containing diguanylate cyclase: MQLPSSSKSPEGPRDERFDGLIRMARRQFGVLAVLLTSGDQDRQRFRASAGPIAGDALQDLHCPPPAGIQADALLLVADTSRDEHLRNHPLTKALPELRFLAACSLRAPDGGPLGLLYLLHDQPRELDAEQQQGLREFAELVAALLVREEADRRELECLRESERRMALAIAGSGTGIWDRNALTGEIHYSSGWKALLGYTSDEVGNRIEESYTRVHPGDLAYVQASIQAHFDGRTEAYEVEHRLRCRDGSYKWVCSRGKVVERDAAGKPVRMVGTTSDVTAMRALSEKMQQTAALMTDLTNEIPGMVFQYRRQVDGQSSFSYVSIGVRDIYGLTPEQLVQDADVLHLIIHPDDLAAYLGSLEASARDLKPWHQEYRVLLPGGGATWRQGDARPRPLADGSVLWHGFITDITERKLIEAELQVFATTDSLTQLSNRRHFMQQLESELARVQRSVDYRAVILMFDLDHFKAINDRWGHSVGDLALRHFSAILCTQLRRTDAAGRMGGEEFAVVLSNASVDEAMIFAQRVQSELASAPLAHGDEHLALAVSVGIASLHPTDASAEAGLSRSDMALYSAKRAGRNRIECH, from the coding sequence ATGCAGTTGCCCAGCAGTTCCAAGTCGCCGGAAGGCCCCCGAGATGAGCGATTCGACGGCCTGATCCGTATGGCCAGGAGGCAGTTCGGCGTCCTGGCCGTCCTGCTGACCAGCGGCGACCAGGACCGCCAGCGGTTCCGCGCCAGCGCCGGGCCGATCGCGGGCGACGCCCTGCAAGACCTCCACTGTCCGCCGCCCGCCGGCATCCAGGCTGATGCGCTGCTGCTGGTGGCCGATACCAGCCGTGACGAGCACCTGCGCAATCACCCGCTGACGAAGGCATTGCCCGAGCTGCGCTTTCTCGCCGCCTGCTCGCTGCGGGCGCCGGATGGTGGGCCGCTCGGCCTGCTGTACCTGTTGCACGACCAACCCCGCGAGCTGGATGCCGAGCAGCAGCAAGGGTTGCGCGAGTTCGCCGAACTGGTGGCTGCGTTGCTGGTGCGGGAGGAGGCGGATCGACGCGAGCTGGAATGCTTGCGCGAGAGCGAGCGGCGCATGGCGCTGGCCATCGCCGGCAGCGGCACCGGTATCTGGGACCGCAACGCGCTCACCGGCGAAATCCACTATTCCAGTGGTTGGAAGGCCCTGCTGGGCTACACCAGCGACGAGGTCGGCAATCGCATCGAGGAGAGCTACACCCGCGTCCATCCCGGCGACCTGGCGTACGTGCAGGCCAGCATCCAGGCGCACTTCGACGGGCGCACCGAGGCTTACGAAGTGGAGCACCGGCTGCGCTGCCGGGATGGCAGCTACAAGTGGGTCTGCAGTCGCGGCAAGGTGGTGGAGCGTGACGCCGCCGGCAAGCCCGTGCGCATGGTCGGCACCACCTCCGACGTCACCGCCATGCGCGCCCTGTCGGAAAAAATGCAGCAGACCGCCGCGCTGATGACCGACCTGACCAACGAAATTCCGGGCATGGTCTTCCAGTACCGGCGGCAGGTGGATGGGCAATCCAGCTTCTCCTACGTCAGCATCGGGGTCCGCGACATCTACGGGTTGACGCCGGAGCAACTGGTGCAGGATGCCGACGTGCTGCACCTGATCATCCACCCGGACGACCTGGCGGCGTATCTCGGCTCCCTGGAGGCGTCCGCGCGGGACCTCAAGCCCTGGCACCAGGAATACCGGGTATTGCTGCCGGGGGGCGGCGCCACCTGGCGACAGGGCGATGCGCGGCCCAGGCCGCTGGCCGACGGTAGTGTGCTCTGGCACGGCTTCATCACCGATATCACCGAGCGCAAGCTGATCGAAGCCGAGCTGCAGGTGTTCGCCACCACCGATTCCCTGACCCAACTCTCCAACCGCCGCCATTTCATGCAGCAGCTCGAAAGCGAGCTGGCGCGGGTGCAGCGCTCGGTCGACTACCGCGCGGTGATCCTGATGTTCGACCTGGACCACTTCAAGGCCATCAACGATCGCTGGGGCCATTCGGTGGGCGATCTCGCGTTGCGGCACTTCTCGGCGATCCTCTGCACGCAGTTGCGCCGGACCGATGCCGCCGGTCGCATGGGCGGCGAAGAGTTCGCCGTGGTGTTGAGCAATGCCTCCGTCGACGAAGCCATGATCTTCGCCCAGCGCGTGCAGAGTGAGCTGGCCAGCGCCCCATTGGCCCACGGTGACGAACACCTGGCCTTGGCGGTCAGTGTCGGAATCGCCTCTCTCCACCCCACCGACGCCAGCGCCGAGGCCGGCCTGTCGCGCAGCGACATGGCGCTCTACAGCGCCAAGCGTGCCGGCCGCAACCGCATCGAATGTCATTGA
- a CDS encoding CAP domain-containing protein, which yields MGDKTSVLRLALLSLGLAFAGSVAASEETQLVESINAYRGQVQPCAGQVSMELPPLKADPRLVLPAGSIGDLQQALTRTAYPLVNVQAINLSGPRDAQAAMKALQESFCQVVLDPQFFDVGVSRQDREWRIVLARPLMAGGLGDWQAEGQKVLEQINVARGTARQCGSQSFAAAAPLAWNATLAGAAQEHTRAMANQNFFDHKDRDGRTPGDRAELAGYSAQLVGENIAAGLDTASKVVEGWLASPGHCANLMNPQFRELGAAYAVDPKSDAGIYWTVMFGTQ from the coding sequence ATGGGGGACAAAACATCCGTTCTGCGCCTGGCGTTGCTGTCACTGGGCCTGGCGTTCGCCGGCAGCGTAGCGGCGAGCGAGGAAACGCAGCTGGTCGAGTCGATCAACGCCTACCGTGGCCAGGTCCAGCCCTGCGCGGGCCAGGTTTCCATGGAGCTGCCGCCACTCAAGGCCGACCCGCGCCTGGTCCTCCCGGCCGGCAGCATCGGCGACCTGCAGCAGGCGCTGACGCGCACGGCTTATCCGCTGGTCAACGTCCAGGCGATCAACCTCTCCGGCCCGCGTGACGCGCAGGCGGCCATGAAGGCGTTGCAGGAAAGCTTCTGCCAGGTGGTGCTCGACCCGCAGTTCTTCGACGTCGGCGTGAGTCGCCAGGACCGCGAATGGCGCATCGTGCTGGCGCGGCCGCTGATGGCCGGCGGCCTGGGCGACTGGCAGGCGGAAGGGCAGAAGGTGCTGGAGCAGATCAACGTCGCCCGTGGCACGGCGCGCCAGTGCGGCTCGCAATCCTTCGCCGCCGCCGCGCCCCTGGCCTGGAACGCCACCCTGGCCGGCGCCGCGCAGGAACACACCCGCGCCATGGCCAACCAGAACTTCTTCGACCACAAGGACCGCGACGGCCGCACCCCCGGCGACCGCGCCGAACTGGCCGGCTACTCCGCCCAGCTGGTCGGCGAGAACATCGCCGCCGGCCTGGATACCGCCAGCAAGGTGGTCGAAGGCTGGCTGGCCAGCCCCGGCCACTGCGCCAACCTGATGAACCCGCAGTTCCGCGAACTGGGCGCCGCCTACGCGGTGGACCCGAAGAGCGACGCCGGCATCTACTGGACGGTGATGTTCGGGACGCAGTGA
- a CDS encoding NAD(P)H-dependent oxidoreductase, whose product MNILLVYAHPEPRSLNGALRDFAVQRLEAAGHQVRVSDLYAMGWKATLDADDHLDYRPDNPFSPSGDSRQAFANGRQSADIAGEQDKLRWADGLILQFPLWWFSMPAILKGWVDRVYAYGFAYGVGEHSDKRWGSRYGEGNLAGKRAMLMVTTGGWDSHYSARGINGPMDDLLFPIQHGILHYPGFEVLPPFLVYRTSRMDDSRFAALGEELGQRLDNFWQTPPIAYRRQNAGDYEIPALTLRPDLAPQQHGFAAHIERD is encoded by the coding sequence ATGAATATCCTGCTCGTCTATGCCCACCCCGAACCCCGCTCGCTCAACGGCGCCCTCAGGGACTTTGCCGTGCAGCGCCTGGAGGCCGCCGGCCACCAGGTCCGGGTCAGCGACCTCTACGCCATGGGCTGGAAGGCCACGCTGGACGCGGATGACCACCTCGACTATCGACCGGACAACCCCTTCTCCCCGTCCGGCGACTCCCGGCAGGCCTTCGCCAACGGCCGGCAAAGTGCCGATATCGCCGGCGAGCAGGACAAGCTGCGCTGGGCCGATGGGCTGATCCTGCAGTTTCCGCTGTGGTGGTTCAGCATGCCGGCGATCCTCAAGGGCTGGGTCGACCGGGTGTACGCCTATGGCTTCGCCTACGGCGTGGGCGAGCATTCGGACAAGCGCTGGGGCAGCCGCTACGGCGAGGGCAACCTGGCCGGCAAGCGCGCCATGCTGATGGTCACCACCGGTGGCTGGGACTCCCACTACAGCGCCCGCGGGATCAACGGCCCCATGGACGACCTGCTGTTTCCGATCCAGCACGGCATCCTCCACTACCCCGGCTTCGAGGTGTTGCCGCCCTTCCTGGTCTACCGCACCAGCCGCATGGACGACAGCCGCTTCGCCGCCCTCGGCGAAGAGCTGGGCCAGCGCCTGGACAACTTCTGGCAGACGCCGCCCATTGCCTACCGCCGGCAGAACGCCGGCGACTACGAGATTCCCGCCCTCACCCTGCGCCCGGACCTCGCGCCGCAGCAGCATGGCTTCGCCGCCCATATAGAGCGGGATTGA
- a CDS encoding LysR family transcriptional regulator yields the protein MNNLRQLDLNLLVTLDVLLAEHNVTRAAERLHFSQPAVSVHLAKLREIFDDPLLLPGPRGMRPTARAEALREPLREALAVLERAVAPASPFDPAEARQTWRIAATDYGETSILLPAMAGLRAQAPGTRLAVVEMVPARIARQAEQGEIDLAFHTVEGSPPNLRRRTLFAERYVLAGRVGHPALQRRPTLKRFCALEHVIVSPDGGGFHGITDEILGERGLERRVVLSVPHFLFLRSVLESSDLVAMLPERLVRGCAGLRVVESPVALPGYEMAMLWHERSHRDPAHQWLRERIVQAV from the coding sequence ATGAATAATCTAAGGCAGCTGGACCTCAACCTGCTGGTGACCCTGGACGTGCTGCTGGCCGAGCACAATGTGACCCGCGCGGCGGAGCGGCTGCATTTTTCCCAGCCTGCGGTGAGCGTGCACCTGGCCAAGCTGCGGGAGATATTCGACGACCCGCTGCTGCTGCCGGGACCGCGCGGCATGCGCCCCACCGCGCGCGCCGAGGCCTTGCGCGAGCCCCTGCGCGAAGCCCTGGCGGTGCTGGAGCGGGCGGTGGCCCCGGCCAGCCCCTTCGACCCCGCCGAGGCGCGGCAGACCTGGCGCATAGCGGCCACCGACTATGGCGAGACGTCCATCCTGCTGCCGGCCATGGCCGGGCTGCGCGCCCAGGCGCCCGGCACCCGCCTGGCCGTGGTGGAGATGGTGCCGGCGCGGATCGCCCGGCAGGCGGAACAGGGGGAGATCGACCTGGCCTTCCATACCGTCGAGGGCTCGCCGCCCAACCTGCGGCGTCGCACCCTGTTCGCCGAGCGCTATGTGCTGGCCGGCCGCGTGGGCCATCCGGCCTTGCAGCGACGTCCGACCCTGAAGCGGTTCTGCGCGCTGGAGCACGTGATCGTGTCGCCCGATGGTGGCGGCTTCCACGGGATCACCGACGAGATCCTCGGAGAGCGGGGGCTGGAACGGCGAGTGGTGCTGTCGGTGCCGCACTTCCTCTTCCTGCGCTCGGTGCTGGAGAGCAGCGACCTGGTGGCCATGTTGCCCGAGCGGCTGGTACGGGGCTGCGCCGGCCTGCGGGTGGTCGAGTCGCCAGTGGCGCTACCGGGCTATGAGATGGCCATGCTCTGGCACGAGCGCTCCCACCGCGATCCGGCGCACCAATGGCTGCGCGAGCGGATCGTCCAGGCGGTCTAG
- a CDS encoding helix-turn-helix domain-containing protein, producing MKEMDIGQVARWSGLPASTLRYYEEKGLIRSIGRNGLKRVFNASVVERLSLIALGRTAGFSLDAIAEMLNAGAEPSIDRDRLRDQADQLDRTIRRLSAIRDGLRHAAECGAPNHLQCPSFQRLMKIAARSVAKAHQAPPGRS from the coding sequence ATGAAAGAGATGGATATCGGCCAGGTGGCGCGCTGGTCCGGGTTGCCGGCTTCGACCCTGCGCTATTACGAGGAGAAGGGGCTGATCCGCTCCATCGGCCGCAATGGCCTGAAGCGGGTGTTCAACGCCTCGGTGGTCGAACGCCTGTCGCTGATCGCCCTGGGCCGCACGGCGGGCTTTTCCCTGGATGCCATCGCCGAGATGCTCAATGCCGGCGCCGAACCCAGCATCGACCGCGACCGCCTGCGGGACCAGGCCGACCAACTGGACCGCACCATCAGGCGGCTCTCGGCCATCCGCGACGGGCTGCGCCACGCCGCCGAGTGCGGCGCGCCCAATCACCTGCAATGCCCGTCGTTCCAGCGCCTGATGAAGATCGCCGCGCGCAGTGTGGCCAAGGCGCACCAAGCCCCTCCGGGACGGAGCTAG
- a CDS encoding DUF2938 domain-containing protein, which produces MLGEMIFRVILVGVGATLATDIWAWLRRRLFGVPSLDYALVGRWLGHMGRGRFSHEAIGRAAPIAGERVLGWAFHYATGVVFAALLVALAGQGWLCRPSLLPAMLFGAATVAAPLLLMQPAFGMGLAASRTPQPGKARLRSLVTHLVFGAGLFVAAWAATGLGCA; this is translated from the coding sequence ATGCTTGGCGAGATGATCTTCCGCGTGATCCTGGTCGGCGTCGGCGCCACCCTGGCCACCGATATCTGGGCCTGGTTGCGCCGGCGCTTGTTCGGCGTCCCGTCACTGGACTACGCCCTGGTGGGGCGCTGGCTCGGGCATATGGGCCGTGGGCGCTTCAGCCATGAGGCCATAGGTAGGGCGGCGCCCATCGCGGGCGAACGCGTCCTCGGCTGGGCCTTCCACTACGCCACCGGCGTGGTGTTCGCGGCGTTGCTGGTGGCGCTGGCGGGGCAGGGCTGGTTGTGCCGGCCGAGCCTGTTGCCGGCCATGCTGTTCGGTGCGGCCACGGTGGCGGCGCCCCTGCTGCTGATGCAGCCGGCGTTCGGCATGGGCCTGGCGGCTTCGCGCACGCCGCAGCCGGGCAAGGCGCGGCTCAGGAGCCTGGTGACCCACCTGGTGTTCGGTGCGGGGTTGTTCGTTGCGGCCTGGGCGGCTACGGGGCTGGGCTGCGCCTGA
- a CDS encoding bifunctional allantoicase/(S)-ureidoglycine aminohydrolase, translating into MSKSSYYAPHGGHPAQTELLTDRAMFTEAYAVIPKGVMRDIVTSHLPFWDNMRMWVIARPLSGFAETFSQYIVELAPNGGSDKPEQDVNAEAVLFVVEGELTLTLQGQVHNMQPGGYAFIPPGADYKVRNTSGQHTRFHWIRKHYQRVDGVPLPEAFVTNEQDIEPRVMPDTEGRWSTTRFVDMADMRHDMHVNIVNFEPGGVIPFAETHVMEHGLYVLEGKAVYRLNQDWVEVEAGDFMWLRAFCPQACYSGGPGRFRYLLYKDVNRHMRLTLNQPH; encoded by the coding sequence ATGTCCAAATCCAGCTACTACGCGCCGCACGGCGGGCACCCGGCACAGACCGAGCTGCTCACCGACCGCGCCATGTTCACCGAAGCCTATGCCGTGATCCCCAAGGGCGTGATGCGTGACATCGTCACCAGCCACCTGCCCTTCTGGGACAACATGCGCATGTGGGTCATCGCCCGCCCGCTGTCCGGCTTCGCCGAGACCTTCTCCCAGTACATCGTCGAGCTCGCCCCCAACGGCGGCAGCGACAAGCCGGAACAGGACGTCAACGCCGAGGCGGTGTTGTTCGTGGTGGAAGGCGAGCTGACCCTGACCCTGCAAGGCCAGGTCCACAACATGCAACCGGGCGGCTATGCCTTCATCCCGCCGGGCGCCGACTACAAGGTGCGCAACACCTCCGGCCAGCACACCCGCTTCCACTGGATTCGCAAGCACTACCAGCGCGTCGACGGCGTACCGCTGCCCGAAGCCTTCGTCACCAACGAGCAGGACATCGAGCCCCGCGTGATGCCGGACACCGAAGGCCGCTGGAGCACCACCCGCTTCGTCGACATGGCCGACATGCGTCATGACATGCACGTCAACATCGTCAACTTCGAGCCGGGCGGCGTGATCCCCTTCGCCGAAACCCACGTGATGGAGCACGGCCTGTACGTGCTGGAAGGCAAGGCCGTCTACCGCCTGAACCAGGACTGGGTAGAGGTTGAAGCCGGCGACTTCATGTGGCTGCGCGCCTTCTGCCCGCAGGCCTGCTACTCCGGTGGCCCCGGTCGCTTCCGCTACCTGCTGTACAAGGATGTGAACCGCCACATGCGCCTGACCCTGAACCAGCCGCATTGA
- a CDS encoding LysR family transcriptional regulator, translated as MSESDKSNSRLFDLDLLRAIVTVADCGSFTTAATRLHSTQSTISQKIRRLEELAGHRLLERGNRDVLPTDAGNTLLGYARRLLALNDELVEALSGATVALTVRIGVPDDFASGRTTQQLAAFNRRYPQVKLEVTSGLSRDLSASYDRGELDLVLLKQRQNSREAVACWPEKTRWVDSASNPCIDLDPLPIVTFPPRGVYRDELIAALESMGRRWHISFTSSSLSGIQSAIADGMGIGLLPMRAVTAGHAVVPKSVGLPSVDMFEVALLHRPAADPMIKDLAQVLSKVLAQDTRG; from the coding sequence ATGAGTGAAAGTGATAAATCGAATAGCCGCCTGTTCGACCTCGACCTGCTGCGGGCCATCGTCACGGTGGCCGACTGCGGCAGCTTCACCACCGCCGCCACGCGCCTGCATTCCACCCAGTCCACCATCAGCCAGAAGATCCGCCGCCTGGAGGAACTGGCCGGGCACCGCCTGCTGGAACGCGGCAACCGCGACGTGCTGCCCACCGACGCCGGCAATACCCTGCTGGGCTACGCGCGTCGCCTGTTGGCCCTGAACGATGAACTGGTGGAGGCGCTGTCCGGCGCCACCGTGGCCCTGACCGTGCGCATCGGCGTGCCGGATGACTTCGCCAGCGGCCGCACCACCCAGCAACTGGCGGCGTTCAACCGGCGTTACCCGCAGGTGAAGCTGGAGGTCACCAGTGGCCTCAGCCGCGACCTGTCCGCCAGCTACGACCGTGGCGAACTCGACCTGGTGCTGCTCAAGCAACGCCAGAACAGCCGCGAGGCAGTGGCCTGCTGGCCGGAGAAGACCCGCTGGGTGGACAGCGCCAGCAACCCCTGCATCGACCTCGACCCGCTGCCCATCGTGACCTTCCCGCCGCGCGGGGTGTACCGCGACGAACTGATCGCCGCCCTGGAATCCATGGGCCGGCGCTGGCACATCAGCTTCACCAGTTCGAGCCTCAGCGGCATTCAGTCGGCCATCGCCGATGGCATGGGGATAGGCCTGCTGCCGATGCGGGCGGTGACGGCGGGCCACGCCGTGGTGCCAAAATCCGTCGGGCTGCCCTCGGTGGATATGTTCGAGGTGGCGCTGCTGCACCGCCCGGCGGCGGACCCGATGATCAAGGACCTGGCCCAGGTGTTGTCGAAGGTGCTGGCCCAGGATACCCGTGGCTGA